One genomic segment of Gemmatimonadota bacterium includes these proteins:
- the rpmC gene encoding 50S ribosomal protein L29, which translates to MNAAEIRELTDGEVRERMAQTREELFRLRFRAATQPLENPALLRKLRRDLARMKTILRERGQS; encoded by the coding sequence GTGAACGCCGCCGAGATCCGGGAGCTGACAGACGGCGAGGTCCGCGAGCGAATGGCCCAGACTCGGGAAGAGCTGTTCCGCTTGCGCTTCCGCGCCGCGACGCAGCCGCTCGAGAATCCGGCCCTGCTCCGCAAGCTGCGCCGGGATCTCGCCCGGATGAAGACCATCCTGCGGGAGCGGGGACAGTCATGA
- the rplP gene encoding 50S ribosomal protein L16 codes for MLAPKRVKYRKQQKGRTRGMATRGHTVAFGDYGLQSTEPAWISNRQIEAARVALTRHIKRGGKVWIRIFPDKPVTKKPAETRMGKGKGNPEAWVAVVKPGRVLFELEGVSEAVARRAFELAAAKLPVKCRVLVRERAAEGGTE; via the coding sequence ATGCTGGCACCCAAGAGGGTAAAGTACCGCAAGCAGCAGAAGGGTCGCACCCGCGGCATGGCCACCCGCGGCCATACCGTGGCGTTTGGCGACTACGGCCTGCAGAGCACCGAGCCGGCGTGGATCAGCAATCGGCAGATCGAGGCAGCCCGCGTCGCCCTGACCCGCCACATCAAGCGGGGCGGCAAGGTGTGGATCCGGATCTTCCCGGATAAGCCCGTGACCAAGAAGCCAGCCGAAACGCGGATGGGCAAGGGGAAGGGGAATCCGGAGGCGTGGGTGGCCGTGGTCAAGCCCGGGCGGGTGCTCTTCGAGCTGGAGGGCGTGAGCGAGGCCGTGGCGCGCCGTGCCTTCGAATTGGCCGCTGCCAAGTTGCCGGTGAAATGCCGCGTGCTCGTCCGCGAGCGCGCCGCCGAGGGAGGAACGGAGTGA
- the rplX gene encoding 50S ribosomal protein L24, producing the protein MHVRKGDRVKVIRGNFAGMEGSVLRVIPKENRLVVEGVNLRKRHMRPSAENPEGGIVSFEAPLHASNVMLIDPSTGEPSRVRKRIEPDGTKERIAVKSGNPIPAPRV; encoded by the coding sequence GTGCACGTTCGCAAGGGGGACCGGGTCAAGGTCATCCGGGGCAACTTCGCGGGCATGGAAGGCAGCGTACTGCGCGTGATCCCGAAGGAGAACCGGCTGGTGGTGGAAGGCGTGAACCTGCGCAAGCGCCACATGCGCCCTAGTGCGGAGAATCCAGAGGGCGGCATCGTCAGTTTCGAGGCGCCGCTCCATGCCTCCAACGTCATGCTGATCGATCCCTCTACCGGGGAGCCGAGCCGCGTGCGCAAGCGGATCGAGCCGGACGGCACCAAGGAGCGTATCGCCGTGAAGAGTGGCAATCCGATTCCCGCGCCGCGGGTCTGA
- the rpsQ gene encoding 30S ribosomal protein S17: MTQKPRATRKTRVGTVVSDKMDKTVVVAIQRRVSHALYGKQVVRTRKYHAHDEENAARTGDVVRIMETRPLSRTKRWRVVEIVERAR; encoded by the coding sequence ATGACGCAGAAGCCGAGAGCAACGCGCAAGACCCGGGTCGGCACCGTAGTCAGCGACAAGATGGACAAGACCGTGGTGGTCGCCATCCAACGCCGGGTCTCCCACGCGCTCTATGGCAAGCAGGTCGTGCGCACCAGGAAGTACCACGCCCACGACGAGGAAAACGCCGCCCGCACCGGCGATGTGGTCCGCATCATGGAGACGCGGCCGCTCTCCAGGACGAAGCGCTGGCGCGTGGTCGAGATCGTCGAGCGGGCCAGGTGA
- the rplN gene encoding 50S ribosomal protein L14 codes for MIQQESILKIADNSGAKQAKSIRVLGGSKRRYAEVGDVIVVAIKDALPNGTVKKGEVAKAVVVRTAKEMRRRDGSYIRFDDNAAVIINDAGEPRATRIFGPVGRELREKRFMKIVSLAPEVI; via the coding sequence ATGATCCAGCAGGAATCGATCCTCAAGATCGCCGACAATTCGGGCGCCAAGCAGGCCAAGAGCATTCGTGTGCTGGGCGGCTCGAAGCGCCGCTACGCCGAGGTCGGCGACGTGATCGTGGTGGCTATCAAGGACGCGCTCCCCAATGGCACCGTGAAGAAGGGCGAGGTCGCCAAGGCGGTGGTCGTGCGCACGGCGAAAGAGATGCGGCGCCGGGACGGCTCCTACATCCGCTTCGATGACAATGCTGCCGTCATCATCAATGACGCGGGCGAGCCGCGCGCGACCCGCATCTTCGGGCCCGTGGGCCGCGAGTTGCGCGAGAAACGCTTCATGAAGATCGTGTCCCTCGCCCCCGAGGTGATCTGA
- the rpsC gene encoding 30S ribosomal protein S3 — MGQKTHPRGFRLGIIKPWKSRWYAGRNFGQLLAEDGTIRKYLHQRLAHAALSEVEIERKPQKIVVTVHTARPGVVIGKQGAEVDKLRDELALLTKSEVSINVEEVKRPELDAQLVGDNVAHQLKQRVSFRRAMKRAVQSAMRAGAEGIKIQCGGRLGGAEIARTEGYHEGRVPLHTLRADIDYAHSTAKTTYGTIGVKVWIFKGEVVENRRGRTYSTGS, encoded by the coding sequence ATGGGACAGAAGACGCACCCGCGTGGCTTCCGGCTGGGCATCATCAAGCCCTGGAAATCTCGCTGGTACGCGGGCCGCAACTTCGGCCAGTTGCTGGCTGAGGACGGAACCATCCGCAAGTACCTGCACCAGCGGCTGGCGCACGCGGCCCTTTCCGAGGTCGAGATCGAGCGCAAGCCGCAGAAGATTGTGGTCACGGTGCACACGGCCCGGCCAGGCGTGGTGATCGGGAAGCAGGGCGCGGAGGTGGACAAGCTGCGGGACGAGCTGGCGCTGCTCACCAAGAGCGAGGTCTCCATCAACGTGGAGGAAGTGAAGCGGCCGGAGCTGGATGCCCAGCTCGTGGGCGACAACGTCGCACACCAGCTCAAGCAGCGCGTCTCCTTCCGCCGAGCCATGAAGCGGGCGGTGCAGTCGGCCATGCGGGCGGGCGCCGAAGGCATCAAGATCCAGTGTGGCGGCCGCCTGGGCGGCGCGGAGATCGCGCGCACGGAGGGGTACCACGAGGGGCGCGTCCCCCTGCACACGCTGCGGGCGGACATCGATTACGCGCACTCTACGGCCAAGACCACCTACGGCACGATTGGCGTGAAGGTCTGGATCTTCAAGGGCGAGGTCGTCGAGAACCGGCGCGGGCGCACCTATTCGACGGGATCCTGA